A single Populus nigra chromosome 13, ddPopNigr1.1, whole genome shotgun sequence DNA region contains:
- the LOC133670917 gene encoding uncharacterized protein LOC133670917 — translation MNNLTASEVAGFGVGALLLCATISAPKIDSFISASQRSSLGMCKRCGDLRMIACSGCKGTGLVKEGGALSFTFIDDMYESLGGDSKVKTIRCSKCQARGRFCCPDCSKAQSV, via the exons atgAATAACTTAACAGCAAGTGAAGTAGCAGGTTTTGGTGTTGGAGCTTTGCTTTTATGTGCAACCATTTCTGCCCCAAAGATTGACTCTTTCATCTCTGCTTCACAAAGAAG TTCTCTGGGGATGTGCAAGAGATGTGGTGATCTAAGGATGATAGCATGCTCAGGATGTAAAGGAACTGGCTTAGTCAAAGAAGGTGGAGCATTGAGTTTTACCTTTATAGATGATATGTATGAGTCACTTGGCGGCGACTCAAAGGTGAAGACCATTAGATGTTCTAAGTGTCAAGCTAGAGGTCGCTTTTGCTGCCCTGATTGCTCCAAAGCACAATCAGTTTAA
- the LOC133670488 gene encoding agamous-like MADS-box protein MADS2 → MGRGRVELKRIENKINRQVTFAKRRNGLLKKAYELSVLCEAEVALIIFSNRGKLFEFCSTSNMLKTLERYQKCSYGAEEVNKPAKELESSYREYLKVKAKFEILQRTQRNLLGEDLGPLNTKELEQLERHLESSLKQVRSTKTQYMLDQLGDLQNKEHMLLEANRALTIKLDEISARNNLRPSWEGDDQQSMSYGHQHAESQGLFQHLECNPTLQIGYNSVGSDQITATHAAQQVHGFIPGWML, encoded by the exons ATGGGGAGAGGTAGAGTGGAGCTGAAGAGGATAGAGAACAAGATAAACAGGCAGGTGACGTTTGCGAAGAGAAGAAATGGGTTGTTGAAGAAAGCTTATGAGCTATCTGTCCTTTGTGAAGCTGAGGTTGCTCTCATCATCTTCTCCAACCGTGGCAAGCTCTTTGAGTTTTGTAGCACATCTAA CATGCTCAAGACCCTGGAAAGGTATCAGAAGTGCAGCTATGGGGCAGAAGAAGTCAACAAACCAGCCAAGGAGCTCGAG AGCAGCTACAGGGAGTACCTGAAAGTGAAAGCAAAATTTGAGATCCTACAAAGAACTCAGAG GAACCTTCTTGGAGAGGACCTTGGACCTCTGAATACAAAAGAGCTCGAGCAGCTCGAGCGTCATTTGGAGTCGTCATTGAAGCAAGTTCGGTCAACTAAG ACCCAGTATATGCTCGACCAACTTGGTGATCTTCAAAATAAG GAACATATGTTGCTGGAAGCAAACAGAGCTTTGACAATAAAG CTGGATGAAATCAGTGCAAGAAATAACCTCCGACCATCATGGGAAGGTGATGATCAGCAAAGTATGTCCTATGGCCATCAGCATGCAGAGTCTCAGGGGCTATTCCAGCATTTAGAATGCAATCCCACTTTGCAAATAGG CTATAATTCTGTTGGTTCAGACCAGATAACTGCAACACATGCCGCCCAGCAAGTTCATGGGTTCATTCCAGGGTGGATGCTTTGA
- the LOC133670535 gene encoding truncated transcription factor CAULIFLOWER A-like encodes MGRGRVQLKRIENNISRQVTFSKRRTGLLKKAHEISVLCDADVAVIVFSTKGKLFEYSTDSSMESILERYERCSYAEQQFVPHGPEHQGSWFLEHPKLRARVELLQRNLRNYTGQDLDPLSYKELQHLEQKIDTALKSVRSRKNQLVHESLAEMQKKEKALQDQNNILVEQVKKKLKALTEQAQWEQQNLGQNSSSFMPPQAQPPLQPSMLSHPPPTIGGSFQIRGFLNGNKDVEVQTQPSTMPHWMLRHVNDRI; translated from the exons atggggAGAGGTAGGGTTCAGTTGAAGAGGATCGAGAACAATATTAGCAGGCAAGTGACATTCTCCAAGAGAAGAACTGGTTTACTAAAGAAAGCTCATGAGATCTCTGTTCTCTGTGATGCTGATGTCGCTGTGATTGTTTTCTCTACAAAAGGGAAGCTCTTTGAGTACTCCACTGACTccag CATGGAATCGATCCTTGAAAGATACGAAAGATGCTCGTATGCAGAGCAGCAGTTTGTACCACATGGCCCTGAACATCAG GGAAGCTGGTTTTTGGAGCACCCAAAGCTCAGGGCTAGGGTTGAACTCTTGCAGAGAAACCTAAG GAACTATACAGGACAAGATTTGGACCCTTTAAGTTACAAAGAACTTCAACACCTGGAGCAAAAAATAGATACTGCTCTTAAGAGCGTACGATCAAGAAAG AACCAACTCGTCCACGAATCCCTTGCAGAAATGCAGAAAAAA GAAAAGGCACTTCAGGACCAGAACAACATACTAGTAGAACAG GTCAAGAAAAAACTGAAGGCGCTAACTGAGCAAGCACAATGGGAGCAGCAAAACCTTGGCCAGAACTCGTCCTCTTTTATGCCACCACAAGCACAACCTCCACTGCAGCCGTCGATGCTATCACATCCTCCACCAACTATAGG TGGCAGTTTCCAGATTAGAGGATTCCTGAACGGTAACAAGGATGTTGAAGTTCAAACTCAACCTAGCACCATGCCACATTGGATGCTTCGCCATGTCAATGATAGAATTTGA
- the LOC133671559 gene encoding uncharacterized protein LOC133671559, whose protein sequence is MDINEIVGETKRSVNFPTKSAIYVWGYNQSGQTGRKGKDGQLRIPKQLPPELFGCPAGANARWLDIACGREHTAAVASDGSLFTWGDNEFGQLGDGTEDSRKYPKKVKQLETEFVKSVSCGAHCTAAIAEPRQNDGTILSRLWVWGQNQGSNYPRLFCGAFSPNTIIRQVSCGAVHVVALSEDGLLQAWGYNEYGQLGRGFTCEGLQGARVINAYAKFLDEAPELVKITQVSCGEYHTAAISEKGEVYTWGLGNMGQLGHTSLQSGDKELLPRRVVALDGIFIKDVACGGVHTCAATQKGALYAWGGGQAGQLGLGPQTGSFSFIPSESESFLRNIPALVIPTDVQHVACGHSHTLVSMRDGRIHGWGYNSYGQAANEKSTYAWYPSPVDWCVGEVRKLAAGGGHSAVLTDACSLKELCEFRLAENVTLSNASKIEDVASRTGADALARLCGRLREHLLGGDLDYEDISNRKDETNN, encoded by the exons ATGGATATAAATGAGATAGTAGGAGAGACGAAAAGGTCAGTGAATTTTCCAACAAAGAGTGCAATTTATGTGTGGGGATACAATCAGAGTGGGCAAACAGGGAGGAAAGGCAAAGATGGTCAATTGAGAATTCCAAAACAGCTTCCTCCTGAGCTTTTTGGGTGCCCTGCAGGAGCTAATGCTAGGTGGTTGGATATAGCTTGTGGCCGTGAGCATACTGCTGCTGTGGCTTCTGATGGGTCACTTTTCACTTGGG GGGATAACGAATTTGGTCAACTGGGAGATGGCACTGAGGACAGCAGGAAGTACCCGAAGAAAGTGAAGCAACTGGAGACAGAGTTTGTGAAATCTGTATCTTGTGGGGCACATTGTACTGCTGCTATTGCAGAGCCTCGTCAAAATGATGGAACCATCTTGAGTAGACTCTGGGTTTGGGGACAAAATCAG GGATCAAATTATCCACGTTTGTTCTGTGGAGCCTTTTCACCAAACACG ATCATCCGCCAGGTGTCCTGTGGTGCAGTTCATGTGGTGGCTTTATCAGAGGATGGCCTACTGCAAGCTTGGG GCTACAATGAATATGGTCAACTTGGCAGAGGTTTTACTTGTGAAGGACTACAGGGGGCTCGTGTAATAAATGCTTATGCAAAGTTTCTTGACGAAGCCCCTGAGCTTGTGAAGATTACCCAAGTGTCATGCGGGGAGTACCACACAGCTGCCATATCTGAAAAGGGCGAGGT CTATACTTGGGGGCTAGGAAACATGGGCCAACTTGGGCATACTTCTCTTCAGTCTGGGGATAAAGAGTTGCTGCCGAGGCGAGTGGTTGCCCTTGATGGAATCTTCATCAAGGATGTTGCATGTGGAGGTGTACACACCTGTGCAGCGACTCAGAAGGGAGCTCTTTATGCTTGGGGTGGTGGTCAAGCTGGGCAATTGGGCCTTGGCCCCCAAACTggatctttttctttcattcctAGCGAATCTGAATCCTTTCTGCGAAATATCCCTGCTTTGGTGATCCCAACTGATGTGCAACATGTTGCTTGTGGACATTCTCACACACTTGTTTCTATGAGGGATGGAAGAATACATGGATGGGGTTACAATAGCTATGGTCAGGCAGCGAATGAGAAATCTACTTACGCATGGTATCCATCACCAGTTGACTG GTGTGTAGGGGAAGTGCGGAAACTAGCAGCTGGCGGTGGCCATTCGGCAGTGTTGACTGATGCTTGTTCCTTGAAAGAGTTGTGCGAGTTTAGACTTGCAGAGAATGTAACTTTATCAAATGCATCTAAGATTGAGGATGTTGCATCCAGAACAGGAGCAGATGCTTTAGCACGCCTCTGTGGAAGATTGAG GGAGCATTTGCTTGGTGGTGATTTAGATTATGAAGATATCAGCAACAGGAAGGACGAAACAAACAATTAG